AGAGGTTAATGGGTAGTCCCGCAATCCTTCGGGGGACGATGATGTCTCGTCTGTTGGCAATCCTTGGTTGTTTACTTCTGGCGGGGGCTTCTCCGGCATCGGAATCCGCTCCTCAAGACAAAGTCGCCCTGATATCAGATATCGTCCATGAACCTACGCAACCGAAACCTAACATACCAGTGCTAATAAAGGCTCGAATCGCTCCCGGTGCCACTAAAGTTGTTTTGAAGCTTCAGGCTGTGGCTCCTGGGAAATATATCGCGAAGTCCGACCCCGCCTACGAAAAGGAATGGCTCGAATTCCCGATGCACGACGATGGTCAGGACGGCGATGCCAAGGCGGGGGATGGCATTTACTCCGTACGAATTCCGGCCAGTTACCAGAAACATCGCTGGCTCCTGCGCTATCGCATCCTGGTGACCAGTAAGGAGGGAAAGACGGTTCAGGAACCGCTGGCCGCGGAGGCCAGTCCGAATTACGCCTGGTGGTGTGATGCGGGACCGGCGACCTGGAAAGGAACTCGCGACCCTGGAAAGACTCCGGTTTTAACCTTCAGTTCCCAGTTTCTGGGGACACTGCAATCGATTCAACTCATCGCCAAAGCCGAAGAAGTCGCGAAAAGCCAGTGGGATGGCGGGGCTCATAAGCAGAAGCAGCAGGGGACCATTATCTACAAAGGGGTGGTTTACGATCATATCCGCTACAGCAACCGGGGGCAGGGGAGCGCGCATATCTCCGGGAAAAACAAATGGAGCCTGAAGTTCAATCCCGATGAAGAAATTCCCTTCGTCGATCATAACGGCGTTCCCTTCGCGGAGAGCTGCGCCAGTCTGAATCTCAACCCTGGGGGTTGCACACCCTACTTACCGGTTCATCGAGGGATTGCCGGATTGGATGAAGTTCTTTCGTTTCGCGCTTATCGTTTAGCCGGAGTCCCCAGTCCCCCGGCGACCTGGATCCAATGGCGAGTGATCACCCAACCGGACGAAGTGTCTGCCAGAGATCAGTATCAGGGAGATTTGTGGGGGCTTTACGTAGCCATCGGCGAAATGACACCCAAACAGTTGAGCGATACCAAACTACCCAACGGACTGACCTTCAGCACTCAAAGCGGTATCAAGCATACTCCCAAAGGGATGGCGGATGCGGATAAGCTGTGGGAGAAGTTCGTCAATACGATGCGGTCGAATCCCAAGGAATCCTGGTGGCGGGAGAACCTGGATCTCAAAGCCTTCTTCAGTTTCCATGCGATGAATCGACTTTTGGGTAACGTTGATCTGCGGCCCGATGGCAATCACGGCTATTACCGGCATCCGGACGGGCATTGGGCACCGATCCCCTGGGATTTGGATATGATGTTTGTGCCCCGTCACCATCAACCCGGTGTCATCGACGCGGTGGCCTGTCTGAATCATCCGAAAATTGCCCTGGAATATCGCAATCGAGCCCGCGAAATTCTGGATCTATTCGCTTCGGACTACTCTCCGAAGGGAGGACAGATCGGGCAGTTGACCATCGATCTGGGGAAAGTTCTGACTCCCCCCGGTTTTAACGTCGACTGGCCACGTCTGGATGAAGCTGTCTGGAATCAAAACCCGCACATGAATCAAAAGGGCAGTTACTATCTCAATCCGACCAATGCCGAGCATTTTGGAGGGGCATGGAAGCGGACTCTGGCTACCAATGATTTTGCGGGCTTTCAAAAATACATCGTCGAGTTTTGCACCGATTCGCGGCCGACCAAAAACTACGCTCCGAATGATGGCGATCAGAGAGGCTATGGCTGGGGCTATCTGAATTTTGAAGCGAAAGAGGACAAAATACCTGCTACCGCCCGAGTGGAACGGCTACCCGGCAACAGTCCGAAATTTAAAGCGACCTCCTTCGAATCTTCCGCAGGTGATAAATCGGCGGCTTTGGAATGGCGTGTCGGCCGGGTAGGCAAAAAAGGCTGGTACGAGTTGGGCGATCACTGGCGGAAGGAAACCGGGGCGGGGTTGGAAGTGGAGGTTCCGACGGAGATTTTCAAGGAATCGGGCGTTTATCGCGTGCGTGCTCGCTGGAGAGACCAAACGGGCCGTTGCGGGCATTGGAGCAACCCGTTAGAGATCACCACCAAATAACAACCCTTTCCGGTTAGGGCTGAACATTACGGCTTCCAAACGTTATCATCCAGCTTGTCGACAAGTTTGATTTCGTCGATCGCCCAGTAATGCATTTTGCGACCGTTATGAAATTCCGTTTCCTCGAAGGGCAGCTTAATGCCATTCACGGCCTGATGCTTCCCGAAACTCAACTCGCGCAGAATCTTCACGCCGGCTTCCCGCGAGGAGTAGGCCGTTCGCACGTGTAACAGAGATTGTTTGTCGAAATACATCAGAGCGTCTGGACGGCCTTTTTTCGAGACTTTCAGTCCCACGGCCGGTCCGCTGTCGAGTTGGATATCCGGAATGCGAGTCAGTTTCGTATCGGCTTCCCGGAGCGGGAAGAGATTGCAGAGCCAGTAGATGTAGACTCCCTCACTGAATTCCGCAAGATCCTCCCGGGTCATTTCCACCACGGCCTGGCCAAATCGTTGGCTCCAGCCTTTCTCCTTGTTCATTACGATGTTGACGCGCCGTTTTTCGGAATCGAAGTAGAGATCGGTCGTCATGCGGAATTTGCTGGGCCAGCTCATCTGAAATTCCCGATCGGCTTTCTGATTGAACATGGTGCCATGAGCTTTGGTGATCATGGTTTTCAGCCGGTCCAGCCGTTCGGGTTTTTCAGCGGTCGCGACGAAAATCTTGTCGAGTAGCTCTTCGGCTTCCCCGGCGCGGACATTGGAAATGCACAGTAATAAAGTGCTGATTATCAGCGTAAAACGCATGCTAATTCTCCCGGCGAAAGCCTCAACACAGAGATTATCGCCGAAAGATGCGACTGAAAAGAGGAATTAATTTCTTATCGGTTCGGAATGCAGATTTTGAACTGGCTTCCCTGACCCACTTGACTGGCTAGTTCGAGAGTGCCGCCGAGGCGGGATACGTATTCTTTCACGATTGCAAGGCCTAGGCCGGCATGGACGCCGGTATTGGTCCGGGATGGATCAACGCGATAGAACCGTTCGAAAATTTTATCTTTCAAATCGGGGGAAATTCCGATTCCGGTGTCCCGCACATCGACTTCCAAGCCATTTTTGCCCCAGCTTTTGGCGCTGAGCTCAATTTCACCGCCGGGCTTATTGTACTCGATGGCGTTGTGGAGCAAGTTCATGACCACTTCGCGAAGTTTGTCCGGGTCGGTTCGCAGCTTCAGATCGGAATCGAGTTTCAGCTGGAATTTCAGCCCCTGCGCTTCCGCCAGCGGCTTGCTAATCGCTCCGCAGACGCCCAGAAGCTTGCTGGCATCGACCTCTTCGGTCTTCACATGATCGGCCCCGGCATCCAGGTACGCCAGTGCCATGATGCGTTCGACCAATCCTCCCATCTCCTTGCCGATCATCCGGCAATCCTGCAGGACTTCCTGATACTCAGAGACCGAACGCGGCTTTTTCAGGGCGACATCCAAAGTGGCGTTGAGTGAGGCAATCGGAGTTCGCAATTCGTGCGAGATATCCGCGGTCGCCTGCTTTTCGCGCTCGAACGCCCGGCGAAGCAGATCGAGAGTCGTCCGTAACTTTTCCACCGTGGGATAGACTTCTAACGGCATCGATTCCGATTTCAAAGGAAGATTGAAATCCTTCTCCGAAACCTGGCTTACGGCTTCCGACAGCCGGCGAAGCGGTTTCAGACCTTGGGTGATGATCAATCCCACGCCGAGTGTGGCTGCCAGCAGAGTTAATAAGCCTATTCCTATCAGGCTCAGCTTCAATCGAGAGAGGGTAGCTTCTCCCTCCGCCTTGAAGGTGTCGGCTTCGTCTTCCGTGTTCCTGAGGAGTCGTTGAATTGTGGGATGATTGTCTTCATCCCAGCCGACCTGAATGGTAACCATCGGGGT
The genomic region above belongs to Telmatocola sphagniphila and contains:
- a CDS encoding choice-of-anchor X domain-containing protein encodes the protein MGSPAILRGTMMSRLLAILGCLLLAGASPASESAPQDKVALISDIVHEPTQPKPNIPVLIKARIAPGATKVVLKLQAVAPGKYIAKSDPAYEKEWLEFPMHDDGQDGDAKAGDGIYSVRIPASYQKHRWLLRYRILVTSKEGKTVQEPLAAEASPNYAWWCDAGPATWKGTRDPGKTPVLTFSSQFLGTLQSIQLIAKAEEVAKSQWDGGAHKQKQQGTIIYKGVVYDHIRYSNRGQGSAHISGKNKWSLKFNPDEEIPFVDHNGVPFAESCASLNLNPGGCTPYLPVHRGIAGLDEVLSFRAYRLAGVPSPPATWIQWRVITQPDEVSARDQYQGDLWGLYVAIGEMTPKQLSDTKLPNGLTFSTQSGIKHTPKGMADADKLWEKFVNTMRSNPKESWWRENLDLKAFFSFHAMNRLLGNVDLRPDGNHGYYRHPDGHWAPIPWDLDMMFVPRHHQPGVIDAVACLNHPKIALEYRNRAREILDLFASDYSPKGGQIGQLTIDLGKVLTPPGFNVDWPRLDEAVWNQNPHMNQKGSYYLNPTNAEHFGGAWKRTLATNDFAGFQKYIVEFCTDSRPTKNYAPNDGDQRGYGWGYLNFEAKEDKIPATARVERLPGNSPKFKATSFESSAGDKSAALEWRVGRVGKKGWYELGDHWRKETGAGLEVEVPTEIFKESGVYRVRARWRDQTGRCGHWSNPLEITTK
- a CDS encoding sensor histidine kinase: MSSIRQRTVVGIVLMLICTLGVVCFLVYRMSKNALEEKNSAIRNLLKLQFEDKRDEAILAEARSFATLAELKVTFRAGPMPDTISPVPNKVSFKEDQLSRSLEESQNEFLQLKSESRDLTTWISKSLEQAQTSLPSPSILLAPYEHYYSEAKLGERNIRMVTLQVPIDHYISVDARAQFLINRFSSSIIGGTAAWYAILPPSPTPSRSQTPPQPPSGPRSNAGVVKRTTPMVTIQVGWDEDNHPTIQRLLRNTEDEADTFKAEGEATLSRLKLSLIGIGLLTLLAATLGVGLIITQGLKPLRRLSEAVSQVSEKDFNLPLKSESMPLEVYPTVEKLRTTLDLLRRAFEREKQATADISHELRTPIASLNATLDVALKKPRSVSEYQEVLQDCRMIGKEMGGLVERIMALAYLDAGADHVKTEEVDASKLLGVCGAISKPLAEAQGLKFQLKLDSDLKLRTDPDKLREVVMNLLHNAIEYNKPGGEIELSAKSWGKNGLEVDVRDTGIGISPDLKDKIFERFYRVDPSRTNTGVHAGLGLAIVKEYVSRLGGTLELASQVGQGSQFKICIPNR